A genomic window from Betta splendens chromosome 17, fBetSpl5.4, whole genome shotgun sequence includes:
- the acadm gene encoding medium-chain specific acyl-CoA dehydrogenase, mitochondrial, whose amino-acid sequence MLLNKILKASVRSGVRLHSSGAAAANAAASSGSHSSLGFSFEMTDQQKEFQQLARKFAREEIIPAAAAYDRSGEYPFPLIKKAWELGLMNSHIPQEYGGMGLSNFDSCLITEELAYGCTGVQTAIEANSLGQMPVILAGSDAQKKKYLGRMTEEPLMCAYCVTEPGAGSDVAGIKTRAVKMGDEYVVNGQKMWITNGGKANWYFLLARTNPDPKCPASKAFTGFILEADTPGVQAGRKEMNMGQRCSDTRGITFEDVRIPKENVLIAEGAGFKIAMGAFDNTRPPVAAGATGLAQRALTEATNYALERKTFGRVIAEHQAVSFLLAEMAMKVELARMAYQRAAWEVDQGRRNTYYASIAKAFAGDIANQVASDAVQIFGGNGFNSEYPVEKLMRDAKIYQIYEGTAQIQRLIVAREHLGRAQK is encoded by the exons AGATGACCGATCAGCAGAAGGAGTTCCAACAACTGGCAAGGAAGTTTGCCCGTGAGGAGATCATCCCGGCCGCTGCCGCTTATGACAGAAGTGGTGAA TATCCTTTCCCCCTCATCAAGAAAGCCTGGGAGCTGGGTCTGATGAACAGTCACATACCTCAGGAATATG GTGGAATGGGTCTGTCAAACTTTGACAGCTGCCTCATCACAGAAGAGCTGGCTTACGGCTGCACCGGCGTCCAGACTGCCATAGAAGCCAACTCCCTGGGG CAAATGCCAGTTATTCTCGCTGGCAGTGATGCTCAGAAGAAGAAGTACCTGGGAAGGATGACCGAGGAGCCTCTCATGTGT GCGTACTGTGTCACAGAACCAGGCGCTGGCTCTGATGTGGCCGGCATCAAGACCCGAGCTGTGAAGATGGGTGATGAGTACGTTGTCAACGGGCAGAAGATGTGGATCACAAACGGAGGCAAAGCTAACTG GTACTTCCTCCTGGCTCGCACTAACCCAGACCCCAAGTGCCCAGCCAGCAAGGCCTTTACTGGTTTCATTTTGGAAGCTGACACTCCAGGAGTTCAAGCAGGAAGAAAG GAGATGAACATGGGCCAGAGGTGCTCCGACACCCGAGGCATCACCTTTGAGGACGTGAGGATACCGAAGGAGAACGTCCTCATCGCTGAGGGAGCAGGTTTCAAAATCGCCATGGGTGCCTTCGACAACACAAGGCCGCCG GTGGCGGCAGGAGCCACAGGCCTGGCACAAAGGGCGCTAACTGAAGCAACCAACTACGCACTGGAGAGGAAGACGTTTGGCAGAGTTATTGCTGAG CACCAGGCTGTGTCCTTCCTCCTGGCTGAGATGGCGATGAAGGTGGAGCTGGCCCGGATGGCCTACCAGCGGGCCGCGTGGGAAGTGGACCAGGGCCGCAGGAACACATACTACGCCTCTATCGCCAAGGCCTTTGCTGGAGACATCGCCAATCAGGTGGCCAGCGACGCTGTTCAGATATTTGGGGGCAACGGCTTCAACAGTGAATACCCAGTGGAGAAGCTGATGAGGGATGCCAAGATCTACCAG ATCTACGAAGGCACAGCTCAAATCCAAAGGCTCATTGTCGCCCGTGAACATCTGGGAAGAGCACAGAAATAA
- the rabggtb gene encoding geranylgeranyl transferase type-2 subunit beta, producing MGTQVKDVIIKPDAPSALLLDKHADYIAAYGSKKDDYEYTLSEYLRMSGIYWGLTVMDLMGQLPRMSRQEIIDFIKACQHECGGISASIGHDPHLLYTLSAVQILCLYDSVDTIDVDKVVDYVKGLQQEDGSFAGDKWGEIDTRFSFCAVATLALLGKMNTVNVDRAVQFVLSCMNFDGGFGCRPGSESHAGQIYCCTGFLALTGQLHQVNADLLGWWLCERQLPSGGLNGRPEKLPDVCYSWWVLASLKIIGRIHWIDKAKLRTFILACQDEETGGFADRPGDMVDPFHTLFGVAGLSLLGDEQIKPVNPVLCMPEDVLQRVGLQVDLLS from the exons ATG GGTACACAAGTGAAGGATGTCATCATTAAGCCCGACGCTCCCAGCGCGCTGCTGCTGGATAAACACGCAGACTACATCGCCGCCTACGGCTCCAAGAAGGACGACTAC GAGTACACGCTGTCTGAATACCTGCGGATGAGCGGGATCTACTGGGGGCTGACGGTGATGGACCTGATGGGGCAGCTGCCCCGCATGAGCCGGCAGGAGATCATAGACTTCATCAAAGCCTGTCAGCACGAGTGCGGCGGCATCAGCGCCAGCATCGGACACGACCCGCACCTGCTCTACACCCTCAGCGCTGTGCAG ATTTTGTGCTTATATGACAGTGTTGACACGATTGATGTGGACAAAGTAGTTGACTATGTCAAAGgactgcagcaggaggacggctCATTCGCAGGAGACAAATGGG GAGAAATAGACACACGGTTTTCCTTCTGTGCTGTTGCTACGCTGGCGTTACTG gGCAAGATGAACACTGTAAATGTTGACAGAGCTGTACAGTTCGTCTTATCCTGTATGAACTTTGATGGAGGTTTTGGCTGCAGACCTGGTTCGGAGTCTCATGCTGGTCAG ATTTATTGCTGCACCGGCTTCCTGGCTCTCACTGGTCAGCTGCACCAGGTCAATGCAGACCTGCTTGGATGGTGGCTTTGTGAGAGGCAGCTGCCGTCTGGAGGCCTCAATGGACGACCAGAGAAG CTCCCAGATGTGTGCTACTCGTGGTGGGTGTTGGCATCACTAAAAATCATTGGCAGGATTCACTGGATTGACAAGGCCAAGCTGCGAACATTTATTCTGGCCTGTCAGGATGAGGAAACGGGAGGTTTTGCTGACAGACCCGGTGACATG GTGGATCCTTTCCATACTCTGTTCGGAGTTGCAGGTCTTTCCCTCCTGGGAGATGAACAGATCAAGCCAGTCAATCCTGTACTGTGTATGCCTGAGGATGTCCTACAGAGGGTCGGCCTGCAGGTGGACCTCCTCAGCTAG